From one Streptomyces mobaraensis genomic stretch:
- a CDS encoding GNAT family N-acetyltransferase — MLGTTRRTAIDDSGGWGGAAGGGGAGWALRTPRSTTARPSSHRGQRGARGVRPAWTWGGLCGIELLWVRGDSRADGWGSRILRAAEAEARRRGCDRVAVSSFTFQAPGFYRHHGYVETGRTLGIPGGHADVHLFKPLTTAGQADPS; from the coding sequence ATGTTGGGCACGACACGACGAACGGCCATCGACGACTCCGGGGGGTGGGGTGGGGCTGCGGGTGGGGGTGGGGCGGGCTGGGCTCTCCGAACCCCCAGAAGTACTACGGCTCGGCCGTCCTCGCACAGGGGGCAGCGGGGAGCAAGAGGCGTCCGGCCCGCCTGGACCTGGGGCGGTCTGTGCGGCATCGAGCTCCTGTGGGTGCGCGGCGACAGCCGCGCGGACGGGTGGGGCAGCAGGATCCTGCGGGCGGCCGAGGCCGAGGCACGGCGGCGGGGCTGCGATCGCGTCGCCGTGTCCTCCTTCACGTTCCAGGCTCCCGGCTTCTACCGGCACCACGGCTACGTCGAGACCGGCCGGACGCTCGGCATCCCGGGGGGACATGCGGACGTGCACTTGTTCAAGCCGCTGACCACAGCGGGTCAGGCCGACCCGTCGTAG
- a CDS encoding PH domain-containing protein, translated as MPPSSPATTDTWHRPSPRTLLSHCSWLGAPLGSFILAVLATGGRPGARVWISLAVVAVVFAALTALGSLSWLRTHYRVTVDALELRTGLLTRRTKSVPLHRVRNVDLTAHPVQRALGLVVLRAGTGGHGQVSLDALSRADAERLRAELLARAGRMDADDPVLSTADPRWLRYAPLTFWVFGGVLAAAGAVWRVLDGMGIEPWRIGFVRRAFDEFGNSALWITVPLLILTVTALGTVGSVVLYAETWWRYRLERTDADTLRVRHGLLTTRSVSIERARLRGVVLREPLLLRTGGGATVRAVAGGLGDREENRKRSTLLPPAPRSEGEHVCAGVLGELVDTSGLRPHPPVARRRRVVRVLLWCVLPPAVVLAVLGALLTPVLLYCALGWLLLSTPVACALADDAYRALGHALRGRWLVIRSGSLTRDTVLLDRGAVLAWTFTRTPFARRAGVVTATAAVAAGEEAYRIRDMAAGEAAAFANAATPGMLREFLVPVGEGR; from the coding sequence ATGCCCCCCTCCTCACCCGCCACCACCGACACGTGGCACCGCCCGTCCCCCCGTACCCTCCTGTCCCACTGCTCCTGGCTGGGCGCCCCCCTCGGCTCCTTCATCCTCGCCGTGCTCGCCACCGGAGGCCGCCCCGGCGCCCGCGTATGGATCAGCCTCGCGGTCGTCGCGGTCGTCTTCGCGGCCCTCACCGCCCTCGGCTCCCTCTCCTGGCTCCGCACTCACTACCGCGTCACCGTGGACGCGCTCGAACTCCGCACCGGCCTGCTCACCCGGCGCACCAAGTCCGTCCCCCTGCACCGCGTCCGCAACGTCGACCTCACCGCTCACCCCGTCCAGCGCGCCCTCGGCCTCGTCGTGCTGCGTGCCGGCACCGGCGGGCACGGTCAGGTGTCGCTGGACGCCCTGTCCCGCGCCGACGCGGAACGGCTGCGCGCCGAACTCCTCGCCCGCGCCGGCCGGATGGACGCCGACGACCCCGTCCTGTCCACCGCCGACCCCCGCTGGCTGCGGTACGCGCCGCTCACGTTCTGGGTCTTCGGCGGCGTCCTGGCGGCCGCCGGCGCGGTCTGGCGGGTGCTCGACGGAATGGGCATCGAACCGTGGCGGATCGGCTTCGTCCGGCGGGCGTTCGACGAGTTCGGCAACAGCGCCCTCTGGATCACCGTCCCCCTCCTCATCCTCACCGTCACCGCCCTCGGCACGGTCGGGTCCGTCGTCCTCTACGCCGAGACGTGGTGGCGGTACCGGCTGGAACGGACGGACGCGGACACCCTCCGCGTCCGCCACGGCCTGCTCACCACCCGGTCCGTCTCCATCGAACGCGCCCGCCTGCGCGGCGTCGTCCTCCGCGAACCGCTGCTCCTCCGCACCGGCGGCGGCGCCACCGTACGCGCCGTCGCCGGCGGACTCGGCGACCGCGAGGAGAACCGCAAACGCAGCACCCTCCTCCCGCCCGCCCCCCGCTCCGAGGGCGAACACGTCTGCGCCGGCGTCCTCGGCGAACTCGTGGACACCAGCGGCCTGCGCCCCCACCCGCCGGTCGCCCGGCGCCGTCGCGTCGTCCGCGTCCTGCTGTGGTGCGTCCTGCCGCCGGCCGTCGTCCTCGCCGTCCTCGGCGCCCTGCTGACCCCGGTGCTCCTGTACTGCGCGCTGGGCTGGCTGCTCCTCTCCACCCCGGTGGCCTGCGCCCTCGCCGACGACGCCTACCGCGCCCTCGGCCACGCCCTCCGCGGCCGCTGGCTCGTCATCCGTTCCGGCAGCCTCACCCGTGACACGGTCCTCCTCGACCGCGGCGCGGTCCTCGCCTGGACCTTCACCCGGACCCCGTTCGCCCGCCGCGCCGGCGTCGTCACCGCGACAGCCGCCGTCGCGGCCGGCGAGGAGGCGTACCGCATCCGCGACATGGCGGCCGGGGAGGCGGCGGCGTTCGCGAACGCGGCGACGCCGGGAATGCTGCGGGAGTTCCTGGTTCCGGTGGGGGAGGGGCGGTAG
- a CDS encoding VOC family protein encodes MAVRRVVPNIQSESVQENREFYGLLGFEEVMNHGWIMTLASPSNPAAAQVSFMARDKTAPVAPDLSIEVDDVDAAYAAVRDSGAEIVHVLQDEEWGVRRFFVRDPNGRVVNVLGHR; translated from the coding sequence ATGGCCGTTCGTCGTGTCGTGCCCAACATCCAGTCGGAGTCCGTGCAGGAGAACCGGGAGTTCTACGGCCTGCTGGGCTTCGAGGAGGTCATGAACCACGGCTGGATCATGACACTCGCCTCCCCCTCCAACCCGGCGGCGGCGCAGGTCAGTTTCATGGCCCGTGACAAGACCGCCCCGGTTGCTCCCGATCTGAGTATCGAGGTGGACGACGTGGATGCCGCCTACGCGGCCGTGCGGGACAGCGGCGCCGAGATTGTCCACGTCCTGCAGGACGAGGAGTGGGGCGTACGGCGCTTCTTCGTCCGCGACCCCAACGGCCGGGTGGTCAACGTCCTCGGTCACCGCTGA